The segment CACCACAACCAAAAGTGCATCACTAGAAATGAGTTGTGCTTGCTGAATCTGTATACTGTGATTACACTCTGCCAAACATGcctaaagtcaatatgacttcCGGTAGATCTATAGGTACCAGATAGGATTACTAGGCTGAGTTTCTAtaaatgacaacccctaagtaatatccatgcatctaacatcaccAAAACAATATCTCTTGCCAACATATACAAGTTTCATGACCCAACTTGTAAGAAATAAGTATTCATTATAACGATTTGGGATACCATTCTTGTTTATTCCTTTCTTGAATATTCTATTTAATAAGTATATAAGTTGAGTAAATTAAGGTGTCTGCTTTTCAGTAAAAAGGGTTTGTAATGGATTTGTAAAGTTTGAAGTTATTTTGTTATGTATTTTGTGCATGATGTTTTTCTCTTCTATATTTCATCTATTAATTATGTTATTAATGAGAAATTTTACCATGTTCCTTCTAATTTATGATTAAGTTGTTGTGTATATGGTTAAGGAATTGAAAATTTATCTAAATTTTTCGTATAATTTGTCTTTTACATTATTGGTGTTTTCCATCTAGTAGTTagaatagagataatttcaaaatcTCACTGCATTCACCATTTTAAGCTAGATGGCCAACTAACAAGAATTCCAAGAATGAAGGAATTCTTCTGCACTTCGGGCTCTGCAAAACCCAGGCGGGTAAACTTACAGGACATTCATAAAAGTAACACAATTCTTACATAATCTCCCttacaagtgtgtgtgtgtgtatatatatatatatatatatatatatataatttcctaCAGACATCATTCCATTCCCATGTAAAGTTCTATTGGCTTCTCAGAAAAcaagaaacataaacataaagctaaaacaaaaaaaaacaaaagaaagattTAATGATTTTACAATTCAAACATCTAAAAGATCATAACATAGAGCATATCAGTGCTTATCCCAGGCTACAGAGTCTATTTCCCTAAATTTCAACAGCTTCACAATCGTTCATAAATACAGATGCCTTACACCCATATCCCACAATTCACATCATGAATCATACTCACAAGATCATTGTCATTTTATCACCTTTTCTAGCACCTATCAGGAATTTAATCTTCTCCTCAAAAAGAACCCTAACTAGGTAAATACACATTCACATATGTCTGTGAAGACAAAACCCATTTACCCTTGATAAATAGGAATCATGAAAAGCCATAAGATGCACAAAGAGATGAAACATGATATGATTTTCATTAACTCAAAGTTGTGAACATGCAgtccaaaaatatcaaaacttTGCACTTAGAACAATTACCTCAATTTATCTATCTATTATGAAATTTTAGAACCCCTTGTCAATTAGCCCTAATTTCCTTTTATAGAACAAGGAGAAAATAAGCTTCTGGATAATGAAAATTTTCAGAGTTACATTTCACCACCTGAGAATATGTTGTAGTATTCTTTTAAATTCATAAACAGAAATGCCACGCCTTAGCAAAACAAAATTTCAGCTTCTAACAGAATATGCAACCGTCAACTCCAAGTGATCTTCAATCTTAACTAGAAGCCAACTCCTCAAACATCCTTAACAGATAAATGCTTCTCATGTCGGCTATGAAATACAAAACCGGTTGGCGACTCAATATGTTTGATCCACTGTACACAGTTAGGAGCTTCCCTACACTTATCATCAATAATAACCCTGACACCCGTGACAAATTTGGAATAAGATGTTTGTGTTGCAATTAGGTTTTCTATAGTTGAATAATATACAGGctcatttatataattattttccaTCATTTTTTGAATAGCAACATTAATTATTTCTTCATATTCCTTTCTTCATTGAACAAATAATTTTAATTATGAAGGGGAGGAATAGTCCAATGCTTTAATTCATTAAAGCTTTGTATTCTCTCCTTAATAGCCCCATCTTTATCTTCTAAGTAATGGATTTCACTAACCAATAATCCATATACTCGGCATAAATCTAATAATGATTATGGTAGCCTAGACATATATTGAACTGCAACACTCAGATCCTTATCTTTGGTCCCAAGGCTTTCCATCCTTCAAAGATTTCCTTTAAGTCAGCCACAAACTTAGAGAATTGCACATCTCCCttagaaaaaatacaaaaatacttaTAAACATCCTCAATTTTATTCAAAATTAGCTTTGGCAAATGTGACAAGGTTCCCTTAATTATAGTTAACACCTTGTCTTTAGCCATTGATTACATTGTCACAATTTGATGATCTCTAGCCTGTATTTGTTGTCGAAGATCAATTACCTTTTGTTCCAAGGTTTGCACTTTTTCATCgctctttgatgattctccttgtgTAATCATAGGAGGAAATGTTGTTGTGTTCTTCTCCAATTCCTTCTTGAGCCAAGTATTCTCCATCTTCATCTTAGTGTAACTTTCATGTATCTCTATCCTTTCGTGCAAGTAAATCATTTTTTCTTTCTCCTACTCCTTCACTACATCCAGGGAAAACATGGCAGAGTGCATTGACGAAGTTGTTGCTTCCACTGCTGATGTGCCCCTCAATGTCCTTACAATGGCACCATCCCCTGTTCTTTCCTCCACATTAATTAAAACTTGAGGCTTGTTTGTACTTGGGGCCTTTCCCATTGTGCTAATGCCGAGATGGTGGGATGACAACCAGATCTAGTATAACCTCCTTCCTTTTCAAATTCTGTAGTGAACATATGATCTCATTGCTACCTTATTTGATCCAATAAGAACATAGTCTTTAAATTACAACTTGGTAGGAGTAGAATCCCACTCGCTTTAACTTTTTCTCTAGCTTCCTATAGAGTGACATGATCTAAATTAAGATCCTCATAAGATTGGATCTTAGGAACTCCTTCAAGTGGACCTACCACTTGCAACCACAAGGCTTTAAACTCAGGTGTCTTGACAAAATTATCATCTGAAATAAACTCATGAGCAGCAATTGCtagctcatcttcaaattcttccagTGGAATGGGTTAGACAAATGCACTCCTACATGGAGACAAAGTAAGAATCCGCTCAACTTCTTCATTAATAACTCTACCTTGAACATGGTCTTCTGCAACTTCTTCTTGTTGCTCTAATGGTATCTATTGATGTCCTGGCACGTACTATGGAACATATTCTCCTGTCTCCTCATGAGCCATGTCATCCTCGATGTTGTATGTCCCAGTGAAAATGGATTCAaaattatcaaatattttctcaCTTCTTACCACTAGTTTAGTTTCCTTGGAGAAGAATCCTTGAAAATTAGGGAACTTTGCCCTTATCTCATTCTCCAATTTTATAAGAACTACCCACTTTTTTCTCCTTTGGAGGACTTGTTTTGTGGTTAGGCAATTTCTAATAACATCTTCATTTAGGTCCAAATCATGATTGAATGACCCTCTCTTAATTTTATCCCTAAGCCACTCTATGAATCCCTCAGGGTCGAAGGTCCTTCTCTTAGCATACCTCAAAGCATATCTGGTCACCAATTATTGTAAGAAAACTATGGGACATACAACACACTTTAAGTGGTGATAGAAATGTACAAAAATAGACATGTATCATCCCAAAACTAATTAAAGGGATTGTGTTGAAAATTTAGAAAATGGTAGTAATATAAGTTCTAAAAAATTAAATGTAATTTATGAAATTATTTTTCTAGAAAGTGGGTATTTCCAATAGTTACAATGTAAATTTCTAGAAATGAAAAAGTAGTTGGCCTTGTGTGAATGAGACACGATGGAAGCACTCACATAGGAGACCCTCTTGTATAAAGTGTAGTTTGGGTTGCATGTCATGGTTTTTACCATTGTGTTAGTCTTCTAAGAATAAACTATTTGTGCGATGTGTGttaacatcattcttgatgatgtgCAAGTGGCACATGATGCTAGAATTTACATGCAAGGATGTACGCTACTAAGTGATTAACTAATGCGAGAATGCAATATTATGTGTGGTAGTGTGTGGATCTTATTTCACGAGTAATAACTTTTAATAAATCATATCTAACAACCATGAGTGGTCATCTTAGTACACATTGTATTTACGAGAAGCTAATATGGGTGAATGTCTAGAAATTTTTGAGAGAGCAACCATCCTGATACAATTATGATGCTGATGCATCTAACTATAGATGTATCCTAATAATAAAATCTCATTTGCTAGGTATCCTATTTCCAAAGCTTAAAAGAGTGTCGTGACTTATAAACTATTCATTATCGATCTTTTTCTTAGGCATTATTTTTCTTTCATCTTAATATTTTTGCATCATATTAAAATATGTAATGATTTCAAAGAGGTTTCAAACTTttaactcaattaattaataaaaatatctgATTAATATTCACTGCCTAATACAGTATTAAAAAGGTTTTAAATATTTGAACCAATAAAATAATTATTGTTATGAATGCTTCgtaaggcacaacacttgttgaagctcttgcaaatggGGTAGCAAGATAAGTGAGCTTAACCTTGGGGGAAACTATATGGTTAAGAACAATTGAGTTGGACTAAAACTAGGATTAGTGACCTCTTCAAAAGGTCCAATGCTTCACCTATGTGAGCATCAATCAGATGCACTAAGTGCTAAGTGTAGCATTCATTTTTAccagagatgggttcttgtgaaccatttctcatgaaacatgggtcaatgaattTTACTAGGAAAATACAAAGTTGAATCGTGGTAACGACATCATAACTATCTTCATCTCCAATCTCtaattttacttttatttttgatACTCTAGATTTCTAGATTTCTATTAATTTAAACTATTTGCATAGTTATTTAtacttattataatatctttaaagATAATATTTCTGATCAAAAGTAGGTCTTCATAATCACCATTTTAATACAAAATAGATGCAACAAAAGAGTACCATGGTGGTCGGTGAGCGAATTCGATTTGTTTAAGAAAGCCAATAATAATTCGCCTTATTCATTCTCGAGTTCTCCATAGGTGTACTGGGATTTGGTGGGTTGGGTGGATGGAAGAGAAACTTCCTTACATTATTGTTACGTGGGCGCGCTGAATTCTACCTCCTGAACCCTATTTTGCGGCGTTCACTAAGTTGCAGCAATATCCAAACCGGAAAGGTGCATTTGCATTACGTATAGCAATTTCCACCGTCCAGCACATTAACTCTCACACCAAATTTCCAAAACTTTAGGTATCCCCAATTGAAAAATCTTTGGGTTGTCCGTATTCACGTGGGTCATCATTAATGAGATGCTGTCAGAACTTTAATGACAATGACAAGCGCGAGACTTGCTCCGACACTCTTCCTTGAGCCCTCCATTGACAACTTTTTCCTTCACATTAAATACAACTACCCTTTCtatttgattttgaaataaatAGAATATCATTGAGTTTGATGATTATTGTGGTTAATAAAATTTGTATATTTATTATGGTTTTCTTTGTCTTTTAATAGGATTGAGGTCTAAAATTATTAGTGGTCCAAACATAGATAATTATTGATCTACTTTTATCTTTTTCAATGGATGAGATGTACAATTATTATGGATAGTCTCCGATGTTAAAGTAGAGTAGTCTATGCAACTGAGATTATACTCTTCAAGATCTTGATATCTAAAAGCTTAacaagtttttgattgattttaatctGGTAAAGAGGGTACTTAAGAAAATTtcatttattttagaaataaaaaattcTCTACAAGATTGTGCGGTAAAAATCTGAAAATGGGTAGGTTTTCCTAAGTCAAGATGAAAGCTATTTCCGATTTGTAAAGAGAATATGCTCGTTTTCAGAAGTTTGAGTGAAGATTTTCCCCGTCAAGAGATGAAAATCTAGCCATGGGTAGCATGTACCTAAATAAAGATGGAGACTGTTTCTGATCCTAtgaaatgaatcttgtttataaaTTAATATCGGTGTGTCACTAACTGTATGTTAACTAAAAACACAGTTAATTTTTGTTAGGTCACTTGCATTATATAAGCATGTTCATGTTAGTGTAATTAACACTGACATTGTGGTGAGCTGTTAAAATCATCGCATAAGAATGGGCAGGTCTCCATGCTGTTCTAAAGATTCTGCGATCAACCGTGGGGCTTGGACTGCCTATGAAGATATGATTTTGAGAGAATATATTGCAACACATGGCGCTGGGGGATGGAGATCTCTACCCATTAAAGCAGGTAAACTAAAATTAAAAAGATTGCTTCTCATACATTTCAAGGAATCCTAACGTTATTAGCTCTAATATcaagaacaaatttgtatttcCAGGTCTGAAGAGATGTGGGAAGAGTTGTAGATTGCGATGGTTGAACTATCTTCGTCCAGATATTAAGCGTGGAAACATTTCTGTCGATGAAGAGGACCTCATTATTCGATTGCACAGACTCCTTGGCAATAGGTATCATTTAATGATATTAAGTTTCttcatttcattgtcatttttgaatTGGAATGTACAAgtaacttttttttcaaaaaaaaaatgacgaGTTGCAGATTAATATTTagtttggtttttgttttgaaattagTTAGTTTTTATTTTCTTCGGTTTTTTACTATTCTGATGACAGATCACAGAATGTTCCAAAATACTGATACAAAAACAATAATTTATTCTAGAGACAACAGTAACTAATTAGTATCATTACAAAATTTTATGCAATATTTAGTCAAGTATCGAATCTGAATTTTCAATTTACATGTTGACAGAGAACTTGAGATGCTTAATTTAATAGCATTTAGTATGTAGTTTATTGAAATGTAAAGAAACTACAGAACTTTAATCTTTTTAGGTAGTTGATAGCAAAAGAAAATTAGCCATTTTTATTCTCCTTAGTTTTCTATTATTCTAATGATAGAtcatctgaaacattgatgcaaaaacaaTAGTCTAATCTAGAAAGAACAACCAATAAGTATCATTACAAAAGTTTATGCAATATTTAGTCAAATATTGAATCCAAATTTTCAATCTGAATGTTGAAAGAGAACTCAAAATGCTTTAGTAGCATTTAGTTTGTAGTTAATTGAACTATAAAGAAACTCGAACATTAATCTAGTTAGGTAGTTGATCGCAAAGTACCACTAGGTATTATTTTGTTCTCTTGAGTTTTCTATTATTCTAATGATAGATCACGtggtgtgatccaaaatgttgatgcaaaatcaATAGGCTAATCCAGATACAACAATTACAAGTCATTTTTTTGTTCTCTTCAGTTTTCTGTTATTCTAATGATAGATCATGTACTGTGATCTATAATGTTGGTGCAAAAGCAACAGACTAAtcaaaaaacaacaacaaccaataaaTATCATTACAAAAGTTTatacaatatataattttttttgaattgtaaAGAAATTCTGGAACCTTAATCGAGCTAGGCAGTTGATCGCAGAAGAGCACTACAGTATCTTAACATGTAATTGTAGAGATTTAACACCTTCGATGAAATAATTCTAACACGGCAATTGATATTACATGCAGGTGGTCTCTCATTGCTGGACGACTTCCTGGTCGGACCGACAATGAAATAAAGAACTACTGGAACACACATCTAAGAAAGAAGTGCTTTCCTCGAGACCAATCTCTTCCAAATCCCAACACAAAATCAAATCCTACTTCCCCAGGAGATGATCATATCGCCCAATATACTCCCGTCAAAGCAACGGCGGTTAGATTAGCAAAGTACtgcaacaaatatttcaatgccagTAGCGTTCCAGATCATCAAGATTTCAATCCCACTGACACTTCTCAATCGTTGTCGTTGTTATTGAGCGAGGAATTGGTGACAGAGAATGAGTGTGGTTTCATCGACCCTGCACTTGACAATAGTTCTTCTCAATCCATGCAAATTAAAGATCAACTTTCTACACCTTGCATGGCCAATGTAATTGACTCGACCTTGCCACCTTCTAAGCATTGTTTAGAAGACAAATCAGAGAGTTTATTGTATAACCATCAAGTGCAATCTGCGGAGTCTGATCTTCTGTATACCTATTCTCGCGAAGATTTCGATATCGAGGAATTCTTAGCAAGGCCTGATAATAACTTGGAAGGATTCCATTGTcttgatggagaagatgaaagtTTTACAGTCAGTGATGGAGAAGGAATGGAGGGAATGTATAGCATGATTGGGTAGATCAATTGGGCCCGGCTTAACAGGCACCCTCTAAGCATTGACTTAGAATGTGCCGTGCGATGTGGGCCCAGTTGTCTTCTAACCTTTTCCGTATCCGTCGAATGCTTTTCCATTTTCCGTTTCTTAAGTGTGTCGTGTCGTGCGATGTGGGGCCATTTGTCTTCTAATCTTTTCCGTTCCCGTTGAATGCTTTTCATTCTCCGTTCCGCCTTTGTTACCGCTCACATTGAACGtttggaggattttttttttttgttaatcccACATGCATTGCGTGAGATTCAAAAATGGAGAAGGTGGCTGTAAGTTGAGGTTTGACAGTCAAATATAATGAAGAAATATTGACGGAATCACCGCAGCTATTAAATAAATTATGATATGTTTCTGATATTTTCGAATTAGGTAATTCAGATTATTGTCTTCCGGTGTTAATATAAGTTGGCTTTAAATATAATAATATGCAATTATATAGGTCGAGTTTAAAAACCCAATTATATAGGTTGAGTTTAATTATATATAAATTGGTTTTAAGTTTGATATATAATTATAGGGTAGAAAATTTAgttaaaattattaattttaaaaattattttattggttttataattttgttttttatATCAATTGTAAAgataaaaaatgattttatttatttttataaaattataaGTGTAAAAATGTATAACAATGatgatttttggaaaaatgttGCATACATAAGTCAATATTATAATGTAAAGAAAAGAATATTTACATCGATGTTATTTGACAAGTGCATATGCTTATTAGTGTCACAATTCTATATACATGTGTATTCATATGCTTCATGTATTCATCGAATtatctatagttatatatgcaTTGTTTCCAAACTCTATGTTTATTACAATCTATTCCATCTACTTTATCCTAGGTAAAATCCATAATCATCAGGTTGTCTCATAAATATGAACTCACCTCACCTATATTAATTTTGaacaaaacaaattcaataatatcTCATTCTAAGAAGATTTAGAAGGTTAATGAATCATAATATTtttggatttggtgcttaaaaatgagtgaaaattttaatttataggAAAATTATCTATTACAAATAATTAAATTGACATCCGCTTGGCTTGACATAATAAAAAATAGTGAGATTCCATCAAATTGGCTTTTTTTTCAAGAGATAAATGATTAAAAATATGAAGTAGAAACAACATAACAATGTACAAAAGAGAAATTtgacaacaaatatgcaaaagTTTCTTAGATATGTGTGTGTAGAATAATATTAATGAGTCTATTCtcttgttcaaaaaaaaaattaacaatcttTTTTTTGTTACCTAGGGTATCCCCAATCGCCATGGCCTCGGCCCAATGTATCCACTTAAGGGCGAACCAAGGGGTGAGACTAGTCCTTGGGGGGGTGTGAATCCACAACCCACAAGCAGTCCCCCCTCTTAAACTCAAGAAGGGAGTCGAACTTGAGACCGATGGGGAGAAAACCCATcgcccaagccaactcacctacctATTCGAGTtcaaatttaacaattttaaaacatGATTATAAGATGTGTTGTTTCATGACACATTTATATACATATTGAACGTGTATTTCTATGTCCTCATATTCTAAGTTTAGTTTTGTTTGTGtttattttacatagatttttttatataagtttactttgagagtgTTCTCCTAAGAGTTTTATTATATCTTTAATACATAAATTCATCAATATATACTTCTCTAATCaacatttttttatcaaaataattatctttcaatgcatgtgttcttaattatattattaaaataaattagattGTGTACATTGCTaaagtatttaattttaaaatcacaCAATTTTTGGAAGCTCAAGTATAATATTCTTTGTAATTAAAGAGATAATAGTGCATACTTTAGAATTTACaccttttttatattatttttacaaGCATCATAAATACTTAGTCCTGACATGAACTTTTACCCATTTAGTGCACAACACATTTTAGTAATCTACCATTACAAACCACCTTAGGATTTTCtattatcaaatttaaatttacctTTCCCATGTCCAAAAGTCAAAACTTTCACATAATATTTATTCACATTGTATCTCATGTCACATATTTCCAATTAATGACCATGTACATGTATTTATGAAACTATCCAATGAACATTTGAATCCATCTATCAACCAATCAATCACAAAAGATAAatctaatttagaaaaaaaaaaaaaaaagtcagttATTTATGGTACACTAGTTTACTAGTCAACTAGCACATTATATTTTGCATTCAAATACCTTGTTTGACATTTTTGAGACACCTTATTCTCTTTTGTGTGCTTGAATTTCACCAATGAAGTAAGTCCTACCACACTTCCAAGCATGACCAAAAATCAAAAGAAGTACAAAAGGTAGAGGTAAGTGAGGTCTAAAGGCATAATCAAACAAAGGAGAAAATCACAAGTGACATTCAAAATAGAGAATTTATCATCTATTTCCTTTGCTTCTCcaaatttttctctttcattccTTGAATGGATTTTTCATAATTTAATTCAAttggaaaaatattcaacatatctttATCTATCATGTTCAATTTCTTACTTTCACAAAGTTGCCCCCTTCATTCCCTTTTTTTCACATTCTTAGTTTCATGCTCTTTGGTTTTTGTCTTTGGTCATTTCCTTGACATTATGTTGAATTATAAATCAATAATGAGTGATGCATGGAGATTAGTTGTATAATGGCATGATAAAGAATCAAACCACAATAAAAGAAGATAATGCACAATTAAAACCACCAACATGACACCACAAGGTCACAAAAATTAACCACAAAGATGTATATGAAAACTAAAGCACTTACATTTGTAACACGAGATATAAGAATTATTATCAATATAAGCACACCCAAAAGAGCACTAGGACAATAGAGTGATGACCACTACAAGGAGAAAGAATAGATCACAATCCTATAATTTATTCATGCACATTTCTACTAGATTTAGCATGAGAAGTACTCAGTGAGGAAGGACCTAGCAGTGAATTTAAAAGTCCAATCAGACTTAGAGTGAAATAGGTTAGATAGAGGAGGGCTAGATGACTTCTTTTTATGGCTATATTGAAGGTGAAATTTGTAATGTTCTATGATTTGGAAAAGTTTAGGAGTTTGAATGTTGTCAAGAGTAGGTTAACATAAGGAGTGTAGGCTTCTCTACTTTTTTTCCTATAGTTTTTAGCATAAAAAGGGATTTAAGGTTACCCCTAAAAATTATCAAAGTTAAATTTGTTCTTCTTTTCCATTCTTCACTTCCTTTTCAATGGAGATCTTCCTCTAGAGGCCATAGATTTAAATGTTTCTAGGGCCTAATATATGGAGTAAAAGACCTATTTTCTATCAACCATGTCCATTTGAGGTTACAAGAACAATAAActcatacacatgcatatataaaaataaataaatatacaaatATCACATGCAAATAGAAAATTGTGAAAATTTTTGATACATCAAAATGTGTATTTCTTCTTCACTAAACTAAAAGTGAGCTCTACCTAAATTCATTAAAATATTGGTAATTTTACGTGGAAATGGGTTTATGACCTAATCTATTATCTCTTGGAATTGACCTTGTTTCTCCCAAATATACAATCTTTTATAACAAGGCAAGCTTTCCTACTAACAAGGGCCTTACTTCTCTCCTCTCTATCTCAAAAAAAATTCCTATATTCCCATCTACCACACCTTCCTATCCTTAATCATTCTCCTCCTAGTCCCTATgtcatattttcccttcaaatgCATGAtgataaaatataatatttcacatttgAGAGAATGGAAGCCTATTATAGGAAGCCTCCTCTTCTTGTTAATTATTTTTCTATGCATACTAAGTGGCTGCTAACTTCATTATTGGATAAAGAATGAACTCCCCTTCTAtgtgatttatttttttattttttattgtctcAACATTTACTACTCCATCATGTGGggccttctctttctctttcatttttttgtgattatCCTAACCTAGTTATTTTTATTACTTCTTGAATTCTAAATCTCTCAAAATAATCACTTATGATTGTATTATCTCCTATTTTATGCACACCCTTACTTCCTTCTATATTATTTTGCCTCTCAAAttattcctttttttttcttctcaaaatccCTGTGGGCACCCAAATTAACATATTAATTGTTGGGAGTGATAAAGTACCAAATTGATTTGTTAAAACCTCATTCAAACCATTTttactatgttggatatccattaaATGTTCTTGGGGAAAGTGCACAACTTTTAAAACAAATGATAAACACATTTTTCAATCTTTAAAATTTAATGGTTATAGAAAATGTACATACAATTCTTATTGTTAGTCATGATTTCCATATACCTTTTTTGTTTGCTAGAATAAAAAATAAGCTTATTTAATATAATCTTAATTAATTATAGAGAACCCTTAAAAAACTAAGCAAACTATCCATCAAGGAGATGGATAGTTAGACCATGTGAAATTAGAAGTAACACAACTACTATTGATATATTCCTTTATATAGAGCTTTAAAATATTAGAAAATTGTATTTAACCTTTCTTTTCATTTGCGTCGTTATGGAGCTATATGTCATAGCAGGACACAACTTTCTGCAGTAATAGGGAATATCCCTATTCCTGGGGAAGGCTATAGGTAACAATATCCAATAGAATTTACTGAAAGCCATCAAAAAGATTCTAGGCTAACGTTTTAATATTTAAAACATGTTTCCACGTGCTTCTTTCAGTccatgaataataaataaataaaaaattactttTAGATTTTCTTCCTTGTAGTATAGAATGCTAGATAGATTCTTGCCATTTTTTATTTTCTGTATTTTGTTCAAATGAGATTAAAAATAAGTGTCACCGTTTTTAAGGGTTTATTTTTGGTTTGGTCTTTTATCTTGTTTAGCTGGACTAAAGTAATGCAGTTGTGTTTATTCTTCTCTAGCACCACTCCTCTTATCgatttatgtaattttttaatattGTATTTAATAAAAAGTCTTTAGTTCTATCTTTAAATATCTCTTTTtttctaaataatttttaaataaagcaAAACATAGAAATCATTATTTAGAGGAGGTTAAGAATTGAAGAGTTTATCACTATAATGGAATATTTATTTTAACATTTTAGTGGGTTAGAAAATTGTATTTAACCTTTCTTTTATGTGTCTTATGTATTTTTCATTTACGTCTCACTCATTGTCAAAGTTTTTCACAATAAAGGAGAATATTCTTATTTCTAAGAAAGGTTCTACTAAAAGTCATGAGACTAGATTTTGGCtaatattttaatgtttaaaatatGTTTCTTTAATCAAtgatacaaaaaacaaaaaa is part of the Cryptomeria japonica chromosome 10, Sugi_1.0, whole genome shotgun sequence genome and harbors:
- the LOC131027148 gene encoding transcription factor MYB1, whose translation is MGRSPCCSKDSAINRGAWTAYEDMILREYIATHGAGGWRSLPIKAGLKRCGKSCRLRWLNYLRPDIKRGNISVDEEDLIIRLHRLLGNRWSLIAGRLPGRTDNEIKNYWNTHLRKKCFPRDQSLPNPNTKSNPTSPGDDHIAQYTPVKATAVRLAKYCNKYFNASSVPDHQDFNPTDTSQSLSLLLSEELVTENECGFIDPALDNSSSQSMQIKDQLSTPCMANVIDSTLPPSKHCLEDKSESLLYNHQVQSAESDLLYTYSREDFDIEEFLARPDNNLEGFHCLDGEDESFTVSDGEGMEGMYSMIG